DNA from Musa acuminata AAA Group cultivar baxijiao chromosome BXJ1-5, Cavendish_Baxijiao_AAA, whole genome shotgun sequence:
tatttataaaattaaagtaCTAACTATAAGATATGAAATAATGAAATAAAACCATGATAGAAATCTTATAGATGTGTAAGAACATAGGTTGTCTTTAGATAACATTTGGGTGCTTTCAGCAGGTTTTGTATTGTTGCCAGTTTCGATCTCCTCCTCTCTCATTATTAGAACCTCATGTTTGGATAGCATATAATAGGCTTTGGGGATTTCTTGTAGTAGTTGGATGAAGCTTTGATTTGGAACTTTAGCCGTTGGAGCTCGAGGAAGAAGGCTACGATGGTAAGGATGTGTTGCACCATGCAAAAGTCTTCTCTATTCTAAGATTGGAATAGCTAAGGTTAGTTAAACTTTTGCTAAgaattcttttgttttctttagaTGGGGATGCACCTTTTATTTTATAGAGTGAGGGATGCCCCAAATCCTTAAGATTTATGGACTTTCCTTATACGACATGCATAGTTAGTACATTCCTTGTAAGGTTTCTCTTATTTGGGTAAGGCTTGTCCTAATTTTAATCTTAGTAGGACTTGATTGAGGTAGGTGGACTATTGTGATATGAGCTTTGCTTGGCCAAATAAGGATTTAAGGTATCAAGCAACCCTTCAATAGGAGTTAGCCAGTCTAGTTGAGTGCTGTTGAGATCATCTATGATCACAGCTCTCCCAATtaggcaattcatattttgttgaatcttgTTTTGATGGTTCTTCTCTCTCCATCTGTACATTGGAGGTTTTATTTTGGTTTGTTGATATGGTCGATATTGTCATGCTCGACTATGCCATCTATGCGTATTGTTTTGATTCGGTTCTCCTcattgttgatcattgttgacttGAGGGGTTTGATGAACTTCTTGGAACTTCGAGGTTGTTGCTACCCTTTTTGATTTGCCTCCTCTTTCATCATGTTGGATGAATGCTTTGGTTTTTTATATGTTGAAGTGAGGGCCATGACCTTTCGGTATGCATTCACTATCATCTCTGCTTAGCCAATAGATATCAAGTGTTCCATCAAACTAATTGGATCTTTAGTGACAAGAATTTCTTGCATCCTTTTGAAGTTAATACTTTTTGGGATTAGCAAAAGTAAACAACATCTCAATCTGATAACTTGGCATTTATCAAGCGGAAGCACATCGTAGGTTACCTCATCGATAAATTTCTTTATGATGGTAAAGCATATCTTGCATTGCTAGTCAATATTCATCTCCACATCATCATGAAGCCATCCAAGTGGATATGAGTGTGGATGCGGTGTCATCTCTAGGCCAAGCTTCTTGACTAAGTTCATTGAGATGAGGTTATTTTAGCTCTCGGTGTTGAAGATTGCACCAACAATTCTTGCTTCACTTAGACCTTTATGGTAAAGAGCTCTTTTCTAGACTAcgagttagatttgaatctataaCCTTTGGCATATCCATCAATGATAGACTTTGAGCGAGGTGTGAGACCGATGAAAGTTTGATTGAGTCATCACCCATAGTTATGGCGATAGTTTACCAACTTTGATTATTCTTTAACCACTTCTTTGGGAAGAGTTCCGAGTGATCTTTCTAAAACTTCTCTCTAGAGTGatatgtaattttataatatttatagaaaATATCACTTTGTTTTGAGGAAGAAGTTTTACCATTCCTAATATTCTCTTGAGCCTTCTTCATGGGCTTCTCACTATCGGTGTGATTCTTTCTCTCGATTATCATCACTATGTTGCTATtggttaaaatataatatattctgAAGAGACTCaattatatatgaatatatttatagaggcctgagGTGTATTTCATCATTATCGAGTGATCATCGAGTGAGATTTTAAGTGCCACTACTTGTCATTGAAACTTGATAGTGTACTCTTACATGGATTGGTCTCTTAGTGTAGATAGTGTCACTTCTTCCATCTTTCATTGAGGTATTTCATAGGGTAGAACTCATCTTGTATAAGCCTTTTGAAATATGTCCGTAACATATTATCACCATTATTGGTTCGAAGATAGATCTTCTATCATGAGAGCATATGTCCAATCAACTTAAGTCAAATAAGCATCACCCTATCCTTATAGTTGTAGTCATATAGATCAAAATAAGTATCAAGTTAATTTATCCACGAGTATAATACCTCATCATTATATGATGATATAAGTCTCAATGTGATATTTTGTTTAATATCGTCTTCTTCACGGTTGTGCATCTCATAAAATGATTCTCTCTCTCCTTTATCGTAACATTCTTTGCTCGATCATCTTTTGTTGTAGGATTAGTTTTGGCTTACATCTAACTCATCGCGATCTCCATTTGTTGGGTTGTTAACCATCATCCTATTGATGTTTCTTCCTTTAAGTGAGCATGACTTAGAATCCAACTCTTGCATGTCTTTGCTAGACTCTTTGTATCCTTGTCTCATGGTTACCATTCATAACGAAGGATTGTTGCTATGATAACACTCGATCCATATAGGGTACGAGTTTGATGATCGATTGACTCGATTCCACCttttggatgaaagttttggtggaggagagaacttttacaaaaAGACTAAGCATAAAATTGAAAGAAAACAATCTATACTATTTGTAAAGTCAAAGTACTAACTACAAGACTTGAAATAATGGGATAAAAGCATAATAGAATGCTTATAGATGTTTAACATTGTATGTTATCTTTGGACAATCTTTGTATCATTACCGGTTTTGGTCTCCTCTCTCAGTATTGGAACATTCTCTTGAGGTTTAGATAGCAGGTTTTAAGGACTTCTCACAATAGCTAGATAAAGCTTTCATGTAGAGCTTTGAGAACTCGAGGAAGTAGACTACTGTAGGATGGATGCATCGTATAGAATTAtctccttttctctttttctttcttctcttctctatTCTAGAGCTAAAAATAGATAAGGTTGACCGAGCTCTTGTTGGGGACTTCTTTGGTTTCCTTTAGATTGGGACCATCCCCTGTATTATAGGGTGAGGGGTGCCCTAGGTCGTTAGTGTTTAAGGACTTTCATTGTAGGACATACACAACTAGTACTTTCTTTGTAAGACTATCTCTATTTGGGTGAGACTTATCTTAATCTTGGTCATAGTAGAACTTATATTAagataagtgaattattataatataGGCTTTGTTTGGCTAAATATAACTTTGAGGCTTCAAAAGACCCTTCAATAGGGTTGGTCGGTCTAATTGAGTATCATTGAGATCATCCCTGATCACTAGACTCAATCCTCGaggataatattattaaaattttagaaGGGTAACTTAGGGAGCTtgttcttttatctttttatctttttatctttttatctttttccttTTAAAATAGAGAAGTCCACCAAATCTAATCTATATGGTTAAAATCTTAGAATGGTAATTAGGTTAACTTattcattttatcttttttttttcttttgtagtccGGAAGTTAATTTTGGAATGTAAGAACTATGAAAGAtaatctaaatattttttatgaataatttttttaaaaatatctttaCAAGTTTTTATTTCAATTAGTAAAAAAGTTATACAACGAAGAATGGTATTTTTTGAGGTACAAAACAtgatgtaaatattttttatatgaataatattttttcaaaaatatctttACAAGTTTTTATTTCAACTGTCGAAAAAGTTATGTACCGAAGGATGGTATTTCTTTGAGGTGCAAAACATGTCAAATTCTAGGGATGCTCGACCCgtcaaaagtatatatatatatatatatatatatatatatatatatacacacggatCTGTTCAAATGGCATTCAAGGAAACAGTTATCGAAATGTTGGCATGTAGCACTGAAAGATGGTGAGACTAGTGTGTACTGTCCAGAAAAAGATACTATATAAGAACAATGCGCACAGGTGCAATGAGGTATCGGTGAGAGTATGGTCCATGGGGTCAACGACATGGCATGTCGAAGGCAAAGATGGACCTTCATCTGTGCCACATTGTTAAACGGATCGGATTTTCCATAATAGTAACCAATGATAGGTAAACTTCAACCCTGAATAGCACTCGGatacttaatatatatatttgaacttATCGTAAATTCCAGTCCAGAGTATCCAAACATGATTTAAGTGGTCAGATAAATCAACTGATATGGATATAATGATGTGAGGAAGATTATCAATATTTTATCTCTATGTGATTGATATTCTATCGCTACATGATAGTCTTGGATATCTCATCTGACATATCATTACTCTATGAACATTATGTATCACACTGCACAATATTATCCATCATAGATGAATGTATGTAATTATTTTCGATATTAAATCATAAGCTTAAGTATAATGATCATATATctcactataaaaaaaaaaatcctcattctccATACTAGACTGTCTATTATTTTCGATATTAAATTACTTTAGTTTTATAGACTCGGTACCTATGGTACTTGAATCTATCGAATTAAAAGACCAACTTAAATTTTAGAGGAGCTTTTGTCTAGGACACCCTTGGCATAATTAATTTTGTAGAGCTTAGCAGAGTTCAGTATGACTCAGTCTTATATATTCCTCGTCCAACACCAAACTCTTGGTCTCAGATGACTCCAAACTAATATTCTCCATGGACAATCAAAATGTGCTTTAATATTatagtaataataaaaaaaaaaggctagATGTAAAGAGAAATCCAATTCAGCAGAAATGGTGAGAGCTTAATTTGCTTGCATCAAACTTGCCCATGTTTCTTGTGAGCCCCAGCTAAAAGACTATGCAAATTGATGGTAGAGTTGACTCCTAGACACATATTCCATCCATATTAGGATCAACAACTGCACTGTAATGGACTCCAAAATTTTCAGCCAAGTACCCAGAAAGATCATGGAAATCCAAAAACTTGGACAACACATTTCTCCATCATCTATGGATGAAGAACAAATGGTTTCTGCAATAATCCTTCTGCATCCTTCGGTAGGTGACAATTTGGTTGCTCCATTTTGTCCAAGTATCCCAACAAGTAGTGATCCAAAGCTAGATTTCTTCTTCAGCTTTTGATATAACCCCGTAAGAAGTAACACTCCACCACGATAGAAAGTGGAGATGaagcaatctctctctctctctctctctaaagtcACACCAACCCCACCCATGTGACCTGCCTTTTCTTCTTATTGCATGTACCCTGGGCATTAAATTCTACTCACTTACACCTTTCCACCAAAACTTTGAGAACATGAAAAGACGAGGAGAAGATAAAAGTTATAGCATGAATTACATTTGgactcttttgatcatcagactcTGTTTTCTAGGTATTCTACCAGTACCTGTTACCAAAATTTTCCTTTGCACCACACTATATATCTCCTGCTCCTCTCCTTGCACCCTTCACTTCTCCATTTACCTGCAGGACCCCAATATTCTTTCACATACCTACCTTGATCAAAAGGCTTTGAATGCATATGCTAGTAATCATTCAATGGTACTACTAtaaacttctctactgaaaaccaTATCATCTTCTAGTCTCAGTTCCTCCTTTTGTGCGGGATTTCGGTAAGTTGTGTTGCTTAGTTTAGCTCTTCTCTCTTCCTCCTGAGTCCCCGTCTGTCTGAAGAAGAGGTGATTGCATGCAGCTGCTGGTCTGAATGGGTGAGGCTCAGCAGGTAAATCTCATTCGATCAGAAGAGGAAGGTTTGTAAACGAGTTTTGCCATCATTTTTAGGAACTGCGATCCTAAATTTTCAGGAAGAAGCTAAAGCGGATCCCAAGCCAGAAGTGGACCACAAGAAAGAAGAtaagaaagagaagcaagaagggaTCAAGAAAGAAGAAGTGGACGAGAAGAAAGCAGCTGAGGCAAAGCCCTCCCCTCCTTCCCCCATCGTGTTGTCTCTAGACTTGCATTGCGTTGGATGTGCAAGGAAGATTGAGAAGCTCATACTTAAATGCAGAGGTGTCACTCACTCGCTCACTCACTCACACCTTGGGGAACTTGATCGTGTTAACCTTTTCTCTTAGTGCATCTCCACATCAGGTGTTGAAGGGGTTGAGATGGACATGGTGCAAAACCAGGTGACAGTCAAAGGCGTAGTGGACCCTCAAGTGGTGTGCTCCAGAATCCAGAAGAGAACTCTCAGAAGAGCCAAGGTTCTCGCTCCACTTCCCCCAGCTGAAGGGGACTACAAACCAGATGCTGTTCCGCCGCAGGTATCACACCCTATATCTACATTTATGTACATGCTTGGTTCGTTGTTGTATCCGAGAATTACAAAGCAATGTCTGTAACTTTCTGAAGTCTGTGAGTGCCATTTATGTTGTCTTCTTCAAATAGGTGAGTGAGATGACAACAGTCGAGCTGCTTGTGAACATGCACTGCGAGGCCTGTGCACAGCAGCTTAGGAGAAAGATACTAAAGATGAGAGGTATGTATCtccgcttcttcctcctctctttatGCTGGTTTGGAAGTGCAATTGATATGTTCCTAATGGCCACCTCGCCATCTGCCTCTATGGAAATAAATACAATTTGATCAGTGGGAGGCCATTCATGCAGGGGTGCAAACCGTAGAAACCGATTTCGGCGCCGGAAAGATCACAGTGACCGGGACGATGAAAGCAGAAACGCTGGTGGAACACATTCACCGACGCACTTTAAAGTTCGCAAGCATCGTCTCTCAGCCAcccaaagaggaagagaagaagcaaGAGGACGAGAAGAAGGCCGAGGAGAAGCCAGccgaagagaagaaagaagagagcagggagaagaaggaagaacagAAAGCAACCTCAGAAGAAGAGAAGCCCGAGGGCAACAAGGAAGGTGGTGATATTGGTGGTGGCAAGGAAGAGAAGGGAGGTGGTGAGGAGGCAAACAAGGAAGAAGACGGAGGAAGCAAAAGCATAATTAGCGAAGAAGACATGATGAAGAGGATGATGATGTACTGGAACGGTGGCATCATCGGTGGGGAAGACATGGCCAAGAGAATGGTGCACTGGGTGCCGGTCTACGTGATCCAACAGCCACTTCCACCACCTCAAATCTTTAGCGATGAGAACCCTAATGCCTGTTGCATACTCTGAGCTGCTCTCCATGAACCATCATCATCCATTACTGATGTAGAGTGCATCCCACGAGTGCTGGTTGGCTTAGAGCAGGCTGTACAAAAGAACCGTATTCTGTAAAGATGCATGCTCTTATGAATGCTAATTAATGTGCTATTTGCAACTGCTGAAGGTACTCGAATTAGGAGATGACACCATATGAAAACGCTATTTATGTGTCCTTGGATCTTTTAGTTGTCGATGCACTTCGTGGCTGTGTGAGAGGTTTCATGGGATTCACATGGCTGACAAGTGAAGAAGATAGGGGAATCCAACTTTGTAGCAAAAGGCTGCAAACATAGGACAGATGACCCTTAATGCATGCAACTGTGCATTGTGTAACATCAAACTTTTAGTTAGGAAAGAAATGAGGGTGGCAGGTACATGATAATTTTCTTACACAACCCATGCATGAAATTACTGGAAAAGTTTTATGGAGTCATGCTGATGAAGTGGACACGCAACCCTAAGCTCAAACTGTTTATGCTTTATGATCCAATCAGATACCACTGCCGAAGCATTGACTGTTCTCTGTGTGTCTAAATCAAACAGAATAAATATTAATACCAAATGTAAAGCTGTAAGAAATTGTATCTATTCAAACAGTAACAAAGTGATAAGACAATATATTTACACAAAGAACCGTAAGTACGTAGGGAAGGACGAAAGATCAGTAATATTCTTCTACTAATTAGAATTAATGATATCATATATAGCTCTCTTTAGATATTTTATAGGATATAgaatatcattaatataattcTTAGCTTAAAAAATAATCACTCCAATTAGCCTAAAAAGTAAATTAACTGGAAACACCAGTAAGTTTCAATTTATTTctatccttatattttaaaaagttatattaggaAGAACTAAACATCACTAATATTCTTCTACTAATTAgaatcaatgataatatatatatatatatatatatatatatatatatatatctctttagatattttatacgatatcaaatatcatcaatatacttGTTAGCTTCAAAAATAATCACTCCAATCAGCCTAAAAAGTAAATTAAGGGTGAAACTCCAGTGAGCTTCAATTTATGACCTTTTTCTTCCTTTGTGTTTCTTTCGTaaggggctaattatatattaccttttataattagttatctttagtatttcagtccttatactttaaaagttatattgagatccctATACTATACttgtgaaagtgaaatatttaatcctatTTTTCCTCATATCGTTTATTCTGTTGATAAAAATATCACAGGATTTACCACTAAGCACATACGGACTCTGTCTCACTTTGATTTACTAATGACTATGTGTAGTATTTCCGTTAACAGTCAACGATATGAGGAAAACGACTCTGTCTCACTTTGATTTACTGATGAGTATGTGCAGTATTTCCGTTAGCAGTCAACGATGTGAGGaaaacatgattaaatatttcacttttgtaaGTATAGGGATCCCAATGTAACTTATGAAAGTGTAAAGACTAAGATAACTAATTAcagaagataatatataattaatccaaaattatgattttatttatgttaaaccCTTCTGATCCCACGACTTGCCACATGGCCAAAACCATTTCCTCTCCCCTAACAATGGGCTAAATCTGACCAAGTCCGATGAACCGAAATGAATCCACCAAAAGTAATCCATGACAATGTTTTCATAAAcagttaatttaatattatttctaTTCATATTTTGTTATTTTGGAAGCTCTTTTATTTGGATCTTTGGGAATGAGATCTCATTGACATCCATGATTAGAAGAAGTTGGCTTAATCTAGTAGTTGTATTTGCTTCTGGCTCAAGTATTCTGAAAAAAGAAAGCTTAATCTCCTTATAGCCCTATTCTTTTCATCATATATCCATACAAACCATGAATGAAGCATGAAGCTTTGCCTTGACGCCTCGTATtaggttcaaatcattgcataaagttCTGAACTACTCATTGTTAATGCAAAGAAGAGATCTAGAATAATGAAAACATACAAAATCCTATGATGGAAAGTAAGATGACCATTATTATGGATTGTGGTTGTCCAAGCTAGAGATAATTTCAGATTCAACCGAGATCCTTTCTGTATCAATCTTAGTCTAAGTTACCACTTAAAAAGGGAGAATATGTAAAACTAAGTCAGAGATATTTTCAATAAATATTTCTTTAATAGTTAAGTTAGTTTTGGATTCGACCTAGTTGGACTAATCAAACAATTCTTTTGAGAAAAATTTTAATGTATtattggatctatatccaataagaGTAAATAGTAATTatcggatagagatccattaatccaaaAAATTTAGGTAGTTGAAtaaagattcaatacccaatagagaatgatctattagggttaaattgatcgggacctctataaatataaggaAACTAAAGGAGCATATGTTAGACATTTTTTTGTTACCACCTcatattcttctctctctctctcctcagtcGATAGTCGTATTTGAGGCATATGAATAACAAGAAGAGTTGGCCTCTTCTTGATCTTGGCACAATCTTACAATGCATAAAGGAGAGAAAAAATCAGGCTACGAAAGAGGAGCATCATCACATCatttgctatgtggatcactactagagaggaggacatttgATCTCATTCATCTACAGATTTAGATATATGattttaaggatatacgatctctcctaGGTAAATTATTTCATACGTATTACCCGATTTTTGATTTTACGATTTTTCACGCTACGATGTTCGCACGACGATCCGATATTAAATTTTTGagaacttattttattttttgttctttcattgTATATGTGATGCTACCTAAGGTTTTCCAATAGCCATGTGGTATGTGCTTGAATTGTCTATCACCTTGTCGGTGACTTATGATAGATGTGACTTTGAGCGGTCAATGTGTTAACTATGTGCAATAATGTGATGGTGAAGTGTCAACTATATCATTTGCCACTTGTAACTAGCCCCCTCATTTGGCTCATCTGAGTATAGTGTTATTGAGCTGAGAAGCAACCTTGATTGAGACTATGGGTAATATACTGGAGATAGTTGGTATTTGGTCGGAGCATCGTGGACATACATGTTTGGCCTTTTGATTACACATTATTGATATACACATTTGGCTTTTCGATTGTATCATCAATATATACGTTTGGCATTTCGGTTGTGCATCATCGATATGCACATTTGGCCTTTTAGCTATTCATTGTCGATATGCATGTTTGCCCATTCAATTGTGAATCATTGATATGTGCATTTGGCCTTTTGGCTACATATCATTGATATGCACATTTGACCTTTTGGCTACACATCATTGATATGCACATTTGACCTTTTGCCTCGTTGATGTGCACATTAAACCTTTCGACTATAGGGAAGTTATCATGTCACCTCCTAGACCTCAACCATGTCTACATATGTATGTCACTTTCACTCCATTCCCCGATGACCACATCGATTCCAACGCCCATCAAATATAGTGAGATTTGATCTTCTAGATTTTCATAATGATGGCTTATCACAATGCTAATGTGTCTATCGTCTATGTGTCCACATATAGATTCTCTTAACCATTAATGATTCGAAAGATCATAATTATTACTTTGT
Protein-coding regions in this window:
- the LOC135675103 gene encoding heavy metal-associated isoprenylated plant protein 9-like — encoded protein: MGEAQQEEAKADPKPEVDHKKEDKKEKQEGIKKEEVDEKKAAEAKPSPPSPIVLSLDLHCVGCARKIEKLILKCRGVEGVEMDMVQNQVTVKGVVDPQVVCSRIQKRTLRRAKVLAPLPPAEGDYKPDAVPPQVSEMTTVELLVNMHCEACAQQLRRKILKMRGVQTVETDFGAGKITVTGTMKAETLVEHIHRRTLKFASIVSQPPKEEEKKQEDEKKAEEKPAEEKKEESREKKEEQKATSEEEKPEGNKEGGDIGGGKEEKGGGEEANKEEDGGSKSIISEEDMMKRMMMYWNGGIIGGEDMAKRMVHWVPVYVIQQPLPPPQIFSDENPNACCIL